A stretch of Myxococcus hansupus DNA encodes these proteins:
- a CDS encoding MarR family winged helix-turn-helix transcriptional regulator, whose amino-acid sequence MSMDDPLSLDRQICFPLYAAARAMTQAYAPLLSKLGLTYPQYLVLLVLWETDGETVKGMGERLYLDSGTLTPLLKRMESQGLVRRERSAEDARSVRIYLTTEGRALRRKATSIPEAMACKLGLTLEEATRLRRDVMRLFEVLSQSHVDSSK is encoded by the coding sequence ATGTCGATGGATGACCCGCTCAGCCTGGACCGGCAAATCTGCTTCCCGCTCTACGCGGCGGCCCGGGCGATGACGCAGGCGTACGCGCCGCTGCTGTCGAAGCTGGGCCTGACGTATCCGCAGTACCTGGTGCTCTTGGTGCTGTGGGAGACGGACGGCGAGACGGTGAAGGGGATGGGGGAGCGGCTGTATCTGGACTCGGGGACGCTCACGCCGCTGCTCAAGCGGATGGAGTCCCAGGGGCTGGTCCGGCGTGAGCGGAGCGCGGAGGACGCGCGCTCGGTGCGCATCTACCTGACGACCGAGGGACGGGCCCTGCGCCGCAAGGCCACGTCCATTCCCGAGGCGATGGCCTGCAAGCTGGGGCTGACGCTGGAGGAGGCGACCCGTCTTCGCCGCGACGTCATGCGGCTGTTCGAAGTGCTTTCGCAGTCCCACGTTGATTCCTCGAAGTAA
- a CDS encoding DUF924 family protein translates to MASAEEILGFWFDQPRERWFLRSEAFDDECRRRFLPAVERAAAGELDAWRDEARSCVALLLLLDQFPRNLFRGTPQAFASDERAREVARHALVRGLDMSLPPLWRWFMYLPFEHSESVNDQRLSVALFEVLALYHADSREALDYARQHRDVIQRFGRFPHRNVTLGRPTTPEETDFLQEPGSSF, encoded by the coding sequence ATGGCGAGCGCAGAGGAAATCCTCGGCTTCTGGTTCGACCAGCCGCGCGAGCGGTGGTTCCTACGGAGCGAAGCGTTCGACGACGAATGCAGACGCCGCTTCCTCCCCGCCGTCGAGCGCGCCGCCGCCGGTGAGTTGGACGCCTGGCGGGATGAGGCCCGAAGCTGCGTGGCCCTGCTCCTGCTGCTCGACCAGTTCCCGCGCAACCTCTTCCGCGGGACGCCCCAGGCCTTCGCCTCGGATGAAAGGGCGCGCGAGGTGGCCCGGCATGCGCTCGTCCGGGGCCTGGACATGTCCCTGCCGCCCCTGTGGCGGTGGTTCATGTATTTGCCCTTCGAACACAGCGAGTCCGTCAACGACCAGCGGCTGTCCGTGGCCTTGTTCGAGGTGCTCGCGCTGTACCACGCGGACAGCCGGGAGGCGCTCGACTACGCCCGGCAACACCGCGACGTCATCCAGCGCTTCGGCCGTTTCCCACACCGCAACGTGACGCTGGGACGTCCAACGACTCCAGAAGAAACCGACTTTCTCCAAGAACCGGGCTCGTCGTTCTGA
- a CDS encoding M1 family aminopeptidase — protein sequence MRCCHRHASESIPSGPHSFSLPGATEHYAAERPVRAEHVRIEVDLDFDTRSINGLCTTRVSAVRPVHTLTFDAVDLDVSEVHVDGRPARYTNSGAHVRVELGSPLEAGRACDVAIRYTARPRRGLYFWGPDSAYPQRPRQAWTQGQDIDSRAWFPCLDTPAQKATSEVIATFPEAMTSLSNGKLDSDRVHDGRRTQHYRMEQPHAPYLITLVVGEFEEATDTAGTVPLRYLFPKGRQEDALRCVRRTPEMVRVFQEVTGEPYPWSSYAQIFVTEFILGGMENTSATSLTDTVLHDARAQPDYNAEPLISHELAHQWFGDLLTCRDWPHGWLNEGFATWFEMLWKERADGQDEADQHRLVDLEAYLGEVRERYARPIVARRFHAPMDVFDRHLYEKGGLVLHELRRRLGDDLFFKGLRHYVARHRHGSVETVDLARAFEEATGHNLDAFFDQYVFAPGHPELKVEVRYDAEEARLRVQVRQTQSTGNGVPLFRLPLDIVLTVDGRDAVHRLEVTDAEHAFHLACASAPSQVRVDPRRGVLGTVTVDKSTGLWMEELRAAPEMRARTEAATALGRDGGYRAVEALGVALDDPRLFWGTRAACAKSLGRIRTPEARARLLAALGTAHPRVRRAVVAALGEFRRDTEVTSRLRALVTGGDASYFVEAEAARSYGKVRAPDALAVLEAVTTRPSYQDVVAVGAVDGLAEAQDPAAFSVVLARTALGHAAPLRRAATLAAAKLAETAGRKREAVDLLTELLRDPLFRVRMGVFEAARALGDRRLIAPLEQTPLSDAVARRAARETVRFLREGEPQAHEVTALREEVDRLKEETRALRERMEAFTLKAPEPGVKKPTPSPRKQPPPRAKPGARKPASRGRQDKRR from the coding sequence ATGCGCTGCTGCCACCGTCACGCCTCCGAGTCCATCCCCTCCGGCCCCCATTCCTTTTCGCTGCCCGGCGCCACGGAACACTATGCCGCCGAGCGGCCGGTCCGCGCCGAACACGTCCGCATCGAAGTGGACCTCGACTTCGACACACGGAGCATCAACGGCCTCTGCACCACGCGCGTCTCCGCCGTCCGTCCCGTCCACACCCTCACCTTCGATGCCGTGGACCTCGACGTCTCGGAGGTCCATGTCGATGGGCGCCCCGCGCGCTACACCAACTCCGGCGCCCACGTGCGCGTGGAGCTGGGCTCGCCGCTGGAGGCGGGACGCGCGTGCGACGTCGCCATCCGCTACACGGCCCGGCCCCGGCGGGGCCTCTACTTCTGGGGCCCGGACTCAGCCTATCCCCAGCGGCCCCGGCAGGCCTGGACGCAGGGCCAGGACATCGACTCGCGCGCGTGGTTCCCGTGCCTGGACACCCCCGCGCAGAAGGCCACCTCGGAGGTCATCGCCACCTTCCCCGAGGCGATGACGTCCCTGTCCAACGGCAAGCTCGACAGCGACCGCGTCCACGACGGGCGCCGCACGCAGCACTACCGGATGGAGCAGCCTCACGCCCCGTACCTCATCACGCTGGTGGTGGGCGAGTTCGAGGAGGCCACCGACACCGCGGGCACCGTGCCCCTGCGATACCTGTTCCCCAAGGGCCGCCAGGAAGACGCCCTGCGCTGCGTGCGCCGCACCCCGGAGATGGTGCGCGTCTTCCAGGAGGTCACCGGCGAGCCCTATCCCTGGAGCAGCTACGCCCAGATTTTCGTCACCGAGTTCATCCTCGGCGGCATGGAGAACACGTCCGCCACCAGCCTCACGGACACCGTCCTCCACGACGCGCGCGCCCAGCCGGACTACAACGCCGAGCCGCTCATCTCCCACGAGCTGGCCCACCAGTGGTTCGGTGATTTGCTCACCTGCCGCGACTGGCCCCACGGCTGGCTCAACGAGGGCTTCGCCACGTGGTTCGAGATGCTCTGGAAGGAGCGCGCCGACGGCCAGGATGAAGCCGACCAGCACCGGCTCGTCGACCTGGAGGCCTACCTGGGCGAGGTGCGCGAACGCTACGCCCGCCCCATCGTCGCGCGCCGCTTCCACGCGCCCATGGATGTCTTCGACCGGCATCTGTACGAGAAGGGCGGGCTGGTCCTCCACGAGCTGCGCCGCAGGCTGGGTGACGACCTCTTCTTCAAGGGCCTGCGGCACTACGTCGCGCGCCACCGCCACGGGTCCGTGGAGACGGTGGACCTCGCGCGCGCCTTCGAGGAGGCCACCGGCCACAACCTGGATGCCTTCTTCGACCAGTACGTCTTCGCGCCCGGCCACCCCGAGCTGAAGGTCGAGGTCCGCTACGACGCCGAGGAAGCACGGCTCCGCGTCCAGGTGCGGCAGACGCAGTCCACGGGCAACGGCGTGCCCCTGTTCCGCCTGCCCCTGGACATCGTGCTCACCGTGGACGGCCGCGACGCCGTGCACCGCCTGGAGGTGACGGACGCGGAACACGCGTTCCATCTGGCCTGCGCCAGCGCGCCCTCGCAGGTGCGCGTGGACCCTCGGCGCGGCGTGCTCGGCACGGTGACGGTCGACAAGTCCACCGGGCTGTGGATGGAGGAGCTTCGCGCGGCGCCCGAGATGCGCGCGCGCACCGAGGCCGCCACCGCCCTGGGACGAGACGGCGGGTACCGCGCCGTGGAGGCCCTGGGCGTGGCGCTCGACGACCCGCGCCTGTTCTGGGGAACGCGCGCCGCCTGCGCGAAGTCCCTGGGCCGCATCCGCACCCCGGAGGCCCGCGCACGGCTGCTCGCCGCGCTCGGCACCGCGCACCCTCGCGTGCGCCGCGCCGTGGTGGCCGCGCTGGGCGAGTTCCGCCGGGACACGGAAGTGACCTCGCGCCTGCGCGCCCTGGTGACGGGCGGAGACGCCAGCTACTTCGTGGAGGCGGAGGCCGCGCGCAGCTACGGCAAGGTGCGCGCCCCCGACGCGCTGGCCGTGCTGGAAGCCGTCACCACCCGGCCCTCGTACCAGGACGTCGTCGCCGTGGGCGCGGTGGACGGGCTCGCCGAGGCGCAGGACCCGGCCGCCTTCTCCGTCGTCCTGGCGCGCACCGCCCTGGGACACGCCGCGCCCTTGCGCCGCGCCGCCACGCTCGCGGCGGCGAAGCTGGCGGAGACCGCTGGCCGCAAGCGCGAGGCGGTGGACCTGCTCACCGAGCTTCTTCGGGATCCACTCTTCCGCGTGCGCATGGGGGTCTTCGAGGCGGCGCGCGCCTTGGGCGACCGGCGGCTCATCGCGCCACTGGAGCAGACGCCGCTGTCGGACGCGGTCGCACGGCGCGCGGCCCGCGAGACGGTGCGCTTCCTGCGCGAAGGCGAGCCGCAGGCCCACGAGGTGACGGCGCTGCGTGAAGAGGTGGACCGACTGAAGGAGGAGACCCGCGCCTTGCGGGAGCGCATGGAGGCGTTCACGCTCAAGGCGCCCGAGCCCGGCGTGAAGAAGCCCACGCCCTCGCCGCGAAAGCAGCCCCCGCCGCGCGCGAAGCCCGGGGCGCGCAAGCCCGCGTCCCGTGGGCGGCAGGACAAGCGCCGTTAG
- a CDS encoding WGR domain-containing protein: MSKPSLPAPVPRASLTLIAREKGTERSWSFERGGAAVTLREGALGGKSKQTEKTFDSEAEALAFCEKSLRAKVEKGSFAVELGLRAVPLAALQAELKVAGSAEPTARVLVHDGDLVIPHDLILDDGFGLLAPEKDAPSPLVGLLVRARHRAPLGLLRREDAAV, encoded by the coding sequence ATGTCGAAGCCATCGCTCCCCGCTCCCGTGCCTCGTGCCTCCCTGACTCTCATCGCCCGGGAGAAGGGGACGGAGCGAAGCTGGTCCTTCGAACGCGGCGGCGCCGCCGTGACGCTGCGGGAGGGCGCGCTCGGTGGGAAGTCGAAGCAGACCGAGAAGACGTTCGACTCCGAGGCCGAGGCGCTCGCCTTTTGCGAGAAGAGCCTCCGCGCGAAGGTGGAGAAGGGGTCCTTCGCCGTCGAGCTGGGGCTCCGCGCCGTCCCGCTCGCGGCGCTGCAAGCCGAGCTGAAGGTCGCTGGCAGCGCGGAGCCCACCGCTCGCGTCCTCGTGCATGACGGGGACCTCGTCATCCCGCACGACCTCATCCTCGATGACGGGTTCGGACTGCTGGCGCCGGAGAAGGACGCGCCGTCGCCTCTGGTGGGGCTCCTGGTTCGCGCACGACACCGTGCACCTCTCGGACTTCTACGACGCGAAGACGCGGCGGTATGA
- a CDS encoding sensor histidine kinase — MPGATDELSAWLDAAVDPFIACDASERVRVFNSAAERLLGWKREELMGRPASRLFPQRLRRHEGKSLLRHLLSRRPALGGRATRVLARRKDGAEILVELTVGASGQGEGERIVLNFRRLHEVIDTLDEPVERALPRRESASLAGDALFRTVVENAPLGILYFDPRAIVIACNELFVHIIGSPKRVLVGLNLLSLRDENILHCVRETLAGHTCDYEGEYRTVTSGKQTPVHVHFAPCFNTSGQVEGGIGIVEDISERRRAESERERLYHEAQEAIRVRDDFLSIASHELKTPLTPLSLRLATLERRLERGEHVEPATLRHARLHLLRITSLINDLLDASRIEAGRLALRPEATHLEGLVERVLRGLEPQRGNHTVHFDAPEQSVQVNVDPFRMEQVLANLVENAFKYSPHGGSVRVSLLQRGGVALLSVSDEGIGIPPDQQRLLFDRYFRARNVSARSFGGLGLGLYISRDIVERHGGRIWVESEPGHGSTFHVALPLMTGVPAQPPWRRRGRSSTETPPPTLPQK; from the coding sequence ATGCCTGGCGCCACAGACGAGCTCAGTGCGTGGCTGGACGCCGCCGTGGACCCGTTCATCGCCTGCGACGCGAGCGAGCGCGTCCGTGTCTTCAACAGCGCGGCGGAACGTTTGTTGGGCTGGAAACGCGAGGAGCTCATGGGCCGGCCCGCCTCGCGCCTCTTTCCCCAGCGGCTGCGGCGGCACGAAGGGAAGAGCCTGCTGCGCCACCTGCTCTCCCGCCGCCCCGCGCTGGGAGGGCGGGCCACCCGGGTGCTCGCGCGCCGGAAGGACGGCGCGGAAATCCTGGTGGAGCTGACGGTGGGTGCCTCTGGCCAGGGCGAAGGCGAGCGCATCGTCCTCAACTTCCGTCGGCTGCACGAGGTCATCGACACGCTGGATGAGCCCGTGGAGCGCGCCCTGCCCCGGCGTGAGTCCGCGAGCCTGGCGGGTGACGCGCTCTTCCGCACCGTCGTGGAGAACGCGCCACTGGGCATCCTCTACTTCGACCCGCGCGCCATCGTCATCGCGTGCAACGAGCTGTTCGTGCACATCATCGGCTCGCCCAAGCGCGTGCTGGTGGGCCTCAACCTGCTGTCGCTGCGAGACGAGAACATCCTCCACTGCGTCCGCGAGACGCTGGCGGGCCACACCTGCGACTACGAAGGGGAATACCGCACCGTCACCTCTGGCAAGCAGACCCCGGTCCACGTGCACTTCGCGCCCTGCTTCAACACCTCGGGACAGGTCGAGGGCGGCATCGGCATCGTCGAGGACATCTCCGAGCGCCGCCGCGCCGAAAGCGAACGCGAGCGCCTGTACCATGAAGCCCAGGAAGCCATCCGCGTGCGCGATGACTTCCTCTCCATCGCCTCGCATGAGCTGAAGACGCCCCTGACGCCGCTGAGCCTGCGGCTGGCCACGCTGGAGCGGAGGCTGGAGCGCGGCGAACACGTGGAGCCCGCCACGCTGCGCCACGCGCGCCTGCACCTGCTGCGCATCACCAGCCTCATCAATGACTTGCTGGACGCCTCGCGCATCGAAGCGGGACGGCTCGCGTTGCGCCCGGAGGCCACCCACCTGGAAGGCCTGGTGGAGCGCGTCCTGCGCGGCCTGGAGCCCCAGCGCGGCAACCACACCGTGCACTTCGACGCGCCCGAGCAGTCCGTGCAGGTGAACGTGGACCCGTTCCGCATGGAGCAGGTGCTGGCCAACCTGGTGGAGAACGCGTTCAAGTACAGCCCGCATGGCGGCTCCGTCCGGGTGAGCCTGCTCCAACGCGGCGGCGTGGCGTTGCTGTCGGTGTCGGACGAAGGCATCGGCATCCCTCCGGACCAGCAACGGCTGCTCTTCGACCGCTACTTCCGCGCGCGCAACGTGTCCGCCCGCTCGTTCGGTGGACTGGGCCTGGGGCTCTACATCAGCCGGGACATCGTCGAGCGCCATGGCGGCCGCATCTGGGTGGAGAGCGAGCCCGGCCACGGCTCCACCTTCCACGTCGCCCTGCCCTTGATGACGGGCGTGCCCGCTCAGCCCCCCTGGAGGCGCCGGGGCAGGTCGTCCACTGAAACTCCGCCACCCACCCTTCCGCAAAAATGA
- a CDS encoding TspO/MBR family protein produces MRTALNPTLRKESAVALGIFGALTFGAAALGARVSSGDTRWYRRLRKPPFQPPPKVFGPVWTVLYGLIAISGWRVWTAPAGAARSQALAWWGVQLGFNAAWSWLFFGRHEPRKALVDNLALLGSVTAYIATTKDVDRPAAWMVTPYLGWVGFANVLNAEIVRRNP; encoded by the coding sequence ATGCGCACGGCCCTCAACCCCACGCTGCGCAAGGAATCCGCGGTGGCGCTGGGCATCTTCGGCGCGCTGACGTTCGGCGCGGCGGCCCTGGGCGCCCGTGTCAGCTCCGGAGACACCCGGTGGTACCGGCGCCTGCGCAAGCCACCGTTCCAGCCGCCGCCGAAGGTGTTCGGTCCGGTGTGGACGGTGCTGTATGGCCTCATCGCGATTTCCGGCTGGCGCGTTTGGACGGCGCCCGCGGGCGCGGCGCGCTCGCAGGCCCTGGCGTGGTGGGGCGTCCAGTTGGGCTTCAACGCCGCCTGGTCCTGGCTGTTCTTCGGCCGCCACGAGCCGCGCAAGGCGTTGGTGGACAACCTCGCCCTGCTCGGCAGTGTGACGGCCTACATCGCCACCACCAAGGACGTGGATCGCCCCGCGGCCTGGATGGTGACGCCGTATCTGGGATGGGTCGGGTTCGCGAACGTGCTCAACGCCGAAATCGTTCGCCGCAACCCGTGA
- a CDS encoding DUF3037 domain-containing protein yields the protein MPAPSSFDYAIIRVVPRVEREEFINAGVVLFCATQRYLGVRVEPDEARLKALWPDVDVEMVRGHLESFRRVCEGGKGSGPIGRLTQKERWHWVVAPRSTIIQTGPVHSGLCTEPQQALEHLLDSVVRLKRVTPVPGGR from the coding sequence GTGCCCGCGCCCAGCTCGTTTGATTACGCCATCATTCGCGTCGTGCCGCGGGTGGAGCGCGAGGAGTTCATCAACGCGGGTGTCGTCCTCTTCTGCGCCACCCAGCGTTACCTGGGCGTGCGCGTGGAGCCGGATGAAGCCCGCTTGAAGGCGCTGTGGCCCGACGTGGACGTGGAGATGGTGCGCGGCCACCTGGAGAGCTTCCGCCGCGTGTGTGAGGGCGGGAAGGGCTCCGGCCCCATTGGCCGCCTGACGCAGAAGGAGCGGTGGCACTGGGTGGTGGCGCCGCGCAGCACCATCATCCAGACGGGGCCGGTGCACTCCGGCCTGTGCACGGAGCCGCAGCAGGCGCTGGAGCACCTGCTGGACTCCGTGGTGCGGTTGAAGCGCGTTACTCCCGTACCCGGCGGCCGGTGA
- a CDS encoding endonuclease/exonuclease/phosphatase family protein — translation MSASPLRIVTYNVRYFGHMLRGLASTVGPKRRVAAALASLDPLPDVICLQEVETSSLRSNIAYRPKSPGETQLTAFMGRMVETFGLLGREMPYEAFYFRAHHYKLGEVSLYTTGLAVLVNTRKLEVATHNVAAPQAITHHHVQRLKDRKQSRICAHMRLLRREDGHPFHIFNTHLSLPTPFAREFWATRDKMGCGVNQLHEARKLTEFMHTLSGDEPYIVCGDFNSPPASPVYRFLTTDGRLTCAQAAVGQIDPNVARGFPTAGFMHMRMHLDHVFSGSGVRWLDAQETSPFGDLRSRFHGLSDHMPIIARFALDGGRTLVTPPPGLTH, via the coding sequence ATGAGTGCTTCCCCGCTGCGAATCGTCACCTACAACGTCCGCTACTTCGGCCACATGCTCCGCGGACTGGCGAGCACGGTGGGCCCGAAACGCCGGGTCGCCGCGGCCCTGGCGTCGCTCGACCCGCTGCCGGATGTCATCTGCCTGCAGGAGGTGGAGACGTCCTCGCTGCGCAGCAACATCGCCTACCGGCCCAAGAGCCCGGGCGAGACGCAGCTCACCGCCTTCATGGGACGCATGGTGGAGACGTTCGGCCTGCTGGGGCGCGAGATGCCCTACGAGGCGTTCTACTTCCGCGCCCACCACTACAAGCTGGGCGAGGTGTCCCTCTACACCACCGGGCTGGCCGTGCTGGTGAACACGCGCAAGCTCGAGGTCGCCACGCACAACGTGGCCGCGCCCCAAGCCATCACCCACCACCACGTCCAGCGGCTCAAGGACCGGAAGCAGAGCCGCATCTGCGCGCACATGCGCCTGCTGCGCCGCGAGGACGGGCACCCCTTCCACATCTTCAACACCCACCTCAGCCTGCCCACGCCCTTCGCCCGCGAGTTCTGGGCCACGCGCGACAAGATGGGCTGCGGCGTCAACCAACTCCACGAAGCGCGCAAGCTGACGGAGTTCATGCACACGCTCTCCGGCGACGAGCCCTACATCGTGTGCGGCGACTTCAACTCACCGCCCGCGTCGCCCGTGTACCGCTTCCTGACCACCGATGGCCGGCTCACGTGTGCCCAGGCCGCCGTGGGCCAGATTGACCCGAACGTGGCGCGCGGCTTTCCCACCGCCGGCTTCATGCACATGCGCATGCACCTGGACCACGTGTTCTCCGGCTCCGGCGTGCGCTGGTTGGACGCGCAGGAGACGTCGCCCTTCGGTGACCTCCGGAGCCGCTTCCACGGGCTGTCCGACCACATGCCCATCATCGCGCGCTTCGCGCTGGACGGCGGCAGGACGCTCGTCACCCCGCCGCCGGGACTGACGCACTAG
- a CDS encoding organic hydroperoxide resistance protein, translating to MAPVSISPLYSTAATTHGGRDGRVKSEDGVLDLPLAMPKQLGGPGGAVTNPEQLFAAGYSACFESALRLVARMQGKSLGSDVGVRATVTIGKTPDGGFGLAVELQGILPGIPKDEAEKLLHAAHEVCPYSKATRGNIDVKISVAG from the coding sequence ATGGCTCCCGTCTCTATCTCTCCGCTGTACAGCACCGCCGCCACCACCCACGGAGGCCGCGATGGCCGCGTGAAGTCCGAGGACGGCGTCCTGGACCTGCCCCTGGCCATGCCCAAGCAGTTGGGTGGCCCGGGTGGCGCGGTCACCAACCCGGAGCAGCTCTTCGCCGCGGGTTACTCCGCCTGCTTCGAGAGCGCGCTGCGGCTGGTGGCGCGCATGCAGGGGAAGAGCCTGGGCAGCGACGTGGGCGTGCGCGCCACCGTCACCATTGGCAAGACGCCGGACGGCGGCTTCGGGCTCGCGGTGGAGCTCCAGGGCATCCTGCCGGGCATCCCGAAGGACGAGGCCGAGAAGCTCCTGCACGCGGCCCACGAGGTGTGCCCGTACTCGAAGGCCACGCGCGGCAATATCGACGTGAAGATCTCCGTCGCCGGGTAG
- a CDS encoding HipA family kinase, with translation MPRTVTATRYVTPLREGGSLPAIIEADDTGLYVVKFRGAGQGAKALIAELIAGELARELGLRVPELVLVELDPALGRNEPDSEIRELLKASAGLNLALDYLPASVTFDPVADPAPSAAEASGIVAFDAYITNVDRTPRNPNMLTWHRNLWLIDHGAAMYFHHSWDDWEARSQGRFAPIKDHVLLPWATALTEAGKHLGARVTREVVERIVGAIPEAWLTGTESPFPTAEAHRAAYATWLLRRLEAVPAFIEEADRARAQLV, from the coding sequence ATGCCAAGGACGGTCACCGCCACGCGCTACGTGACGCCCCTGCGGGAAGGCGGCTCGCTGCCCGCCATCATCGAAGCGGACGACACGGGCCTCTACGTCGTGAAGTTCCGCGGAGCAGGCCAGGGCGCCAAGGCGCTCATCGCCGAGCTCATCGCCGGGGAGCTGGCCCGGGAGCTGGGACTGCGGGTGCCGGAGCTCGTACTGGTGGAGTTGGACCCGGCGCTGGGGCGCAACGAGCCGGACTCCGAGATTCGCGAGCTGCTCAAGGCCAGCGCGGGCCTCAACCTGGCCCTGGACTACCTCCCCGCGTCCGTCACGTTCGACCCGGTGGCGGACCCCGCGCCGTCGGCGGCGGAGGCGTCCGGCATCGTCGCCTTCGACGCGTACATCACCAACGTGGACCGCACCCCACGCAACCCCAACATGCTGACCTGGCACCGGAACCTGTGGCTCATCGACCACGGGGCGGCCATGTACTTCCACCATTCGTGGGATGACTGGGAGGCGCGCAGCCAGGGCCGCTTCGCGCCCATCAAGGACCATGTGCTGCTGCCCTGGGCCACCGCGCTGACGGAGGCCGGGAAGCACCTGGGCGCGCGCGTCACCCGGGAGGTGGTGGAGCGCATCGTCGGGGCCATTCCGGAGGCGTGGCTCACCGGCACCGAGTCCCCCTTCCCCACCGCCGAGGCCCACCGCGCGGCGTATGCCACCTGGCTGCTGCGCCGGCTGGAAGCGGTGCCCGCGTTCATCGAGGAGGCGGACCGTGCCCGCGCCCAGCTCGTTTGA
- a CDS encoding S8 family serine peptidase encodes MEISRKPKSPVSQSTRAGDAAKPAAAAKPAEKAPVQTKDGFDSGSSGGARSNFVDRPKGNFVDRPTGMPPGTQSSLPASAFTFGSNHVAVRPFAGSAARTPTTLSASATPNAKVNDLQTTTSTVSFDKDVKLDSLKLNLDLAHTFKGDLVVKLTSPSGKTETIHNRTGGSADDIKGSFDLSAFKGESTKGTWTLSVEDKARRDTGTLKSWSLDAAGQATGAGPIQEPNKPLSGPPVIAVFDGGVDFKHTDLDDSMWVNPNEIAGDGIDNDGNGVKDDIYGYNVGYNSGDVMRGSGTDHGTHVAGIIAAEDNGEGNTGVAAGKAKIMSLGGLYNGADLLTNFERGVDYMVKMKMEHGVNIRAVNASFGNEYRNPADVKRWTEAVQKLADADILLVAATANGYGSNLNDVPDMPANIELPNVITVAAMDKNNDKLADFSSYGDKVVDLAAVGEDVYSTVPSSRDGKPQWEEMSGTSMATPTVAGTAALMFAANPNLTAAQVRELLIQTVEADPDLKGKVITGGKLDIEAAVAAAKATLEDDTFATR; translated from the coding sequence ATGGAAATCTCTCGCAAGCCGAAGTCGCCCGTGTCGCAGTCCACCCGTGCTGGTGACGCCGCGAAGCCGGCGGCCGCGGCCAAGCCCGCCGAGAAGGCGCCGGTCCAGACGAAGGACGGCTTCGACTCGGGCTCGTCGGGCGGCGCGCGTTCCAACTTCGTGGACCGCCCCAAGGGCAACTTCGTGGACCGCCCCACGGGCATGCCGCCGGGCACCCAGTCTTCGCTGCCGGCCTCGGCCTTCACGTTCGGCTCCAACCACGTCGCGGTCCGCCCCTTCGCGGGAAGCGCGGCCCGCACGCCCACCACGCTGTCGGCGTCCGCCACGCCCAACGCGAAGGTGAACGACCTCCAGACGACGACGTCCACCGTGTCCTTCGACAAGGACGTGAAGCTGGACTCGCTGAAGCTGAACCTGGACCTGGCGCACACCTTCAAGGGTGACCTGGTCGTCAAGCTGACCAGCCCCTCCGGCAAGACGGAGACCATCCACAACCGCACCGGCGGCAGCGCGGATGACATCAAGGGCTCCTTCGACCTGAGCGCCTTCAAGGGCGAGTCCACCAAGGGCACCTGGACGCTGTCCGTCGAGGACAAGGCGCGCCGCGACACGGGCACGCTGAAGAGCTGGAGCCTGGACGCCGCCGGTCAGGCCACGGGCGCGGGCCCCATCCAGGAGCCGAACAAGCCGCTCTCCGGTCCGCCGGTCATCGCCGTGTTCGACGGCGGCGTGGACTTCAAGCACACCGACCTGGACGACTCGATGTGGGTCAACCCGAACGAAATCGCGGGTGACGGCATCGACAACGACGGCAACGGCGTCAAGGACGACATCTACGGCTACAACGTCGGCTACAACAGCGGCGACGTGATGCGCGGCAGCGGCACCGACCACGGCACGCACGTGGCCGGCATCATCGCCGCCGAGGACAACGGCGAGGGCAACACCGGCGTCGCCGCGGGCAAGGCGAAGATCATGAGCCTGGGCGGCCTGTACAACGGCGCGGACCTGCTCACGAACTTCGAGCGCGGCGTCGACTACATGGTGAAGATGAAGATGGAGCACGGCGTGAACATCCGCGCCGTCAACGCCAGCTTCGGCAACGAGTACCGCAACCCGGCGGACGTGAAGCGCTGGACGGAGGCGGTGCAGAAGCTGGCCGACGCGGACATCCTCCTCGTCGCGGCCACGGCGAACGGCTACGGCAGCAACCTGAACGACGTGCCGGACATGCCCGCCAACATCGAGCTGCCCAACGTCATCACCGTGGCGGCCATGGACAAGAACAACGACAAGCTCGCGGACTTCTCGTCCTACGGCGACAAGGTCGTGGACCTGGCCGCGGTGGGCGAGGACGTCTACAGCACCGTGCCGAGCAGCCGCGACGGGAAGCCCCAGTGGGAGGAGATGAGCGGCACCTCCATGGCCACCCCGACGGTTGCGGGCACCGCGGCGCTGATGTTCGCCGCCAACCCCAACCTGACGGCCGCGCAGGTGCGTGAGCTGCTCATCCAGACGGTCGAGGCGGACCCCGACCTCAAGGGCAAGGTCATCACCGGCGGCAAGCTGGACATCGAGGCCGCCGTGGCCGCCGCCAAGGCCACGCTCGAGGACGACACCTTCGCCACCCGCTGA